The proteins below come from a single Serratia fonticola genomic window:
- a CDS encoding AbrB family transcriptional regulator — protein sequence MEKFPRVIQWLILLLASLVLGFSLQAFHVPAALLLGPMIVGVAMGLLGASVRIPGPLFIAAQAILGCMIAQSLSPNILTPLLDDWPLVLLVLIATLLASGVSGWCLVRFSGLPGPTGAWGSSPGGASAMVAMAGDFGADVRLVAFMQYLRVLFVATAAAVVARIGLGDEAGHGSAALEWFPALDWRFAGTLGVAVIGSWLGPRLRIPSGALMLPMIAGAALHSTGTMALQVPEWLLALAYTLIGWSVGLRFTRAIFLLALRTLPQMVVSIVALMLFCGGLGWMLTQFLPVDLLTAYLATSPGGLDTVAIIAAGSRVDMTFVMAMQTLRLFTILLTGPAMARFISNHAQPVQST from the coding sequence ATGGAGAAGTTCCCGCGCGTCATTCAATGGCTGATCCTGCTGCTGGCTTCGCTAGTGTTGGGGTTTAGTCTACAGGCCTTTCATGTTCCTGCCGCCTTGCTGCTGGGGCCGATGATTGTCGGCGTCGCGATGGGGCTGCTTGGCGCTTCGGTGCGCATTCCTGGCCCCTTATTTATTGCGGCACAGGCGATCCTGGGCTGCATGATCGCCCAGAGCCTTTCGCCCAATATTCTTACCCCCTTGTTGGATGACTGGCCGCTGGTGCTGTTGGTGCTGATCGCGACGCTGTTGGCGAGCGGCGTTTCCGGCTGGTGCCTGGTGCGTTTCAGTGGTCTGCCCGGCCCTACCGGTGCCTGGGGATCTTCCCCTGGCGGCGCATCGGCGATGGTAGCGATGGCGGGAGATTTCGGTGCAGATGTGCGGCTGGTAGCGTTTATGCAGTATCTGCGCGTGCTGTTTGTCGCGACGGCGGCAGCGGTCGTGGCGCGTATCGGTCTGGGAGATGAAGCTGGGCATGGGAGCGCCGCTCTGGAGTGGTTCCCCGCCCTCGACTGGCGCTTTGCTGGCACCTTGGGCGTGGCCGTTATCGGCTCCTGGTTAGGACCGCGTCTGCGCATTCCTTCCGGTGCGCTGATGTTGCCAATGATCGCGGGGGCAGCATTACATTCCACTGGCACCATGGCGTTACAGGTGCCCGAATGGCTGCTGGCGTTGGCCTACACGTTGATTGGCTGGAGCGTCGGGCTGCGTTTTACCCGGGCCATCTTCCTGCTGGCGTTGCGCACCTTGCCGCAGATGGTGGTATCGATTGTTGCGCTGATGCTGTTTTGCGGCGGGCTGGGGTGGATGTTGACCCAGTTCCTGCCGGTCGATCTGCTGACGGCCTATCTGGCCACCAGCCCCGGCGGATTGGATACCGTGGCGATCATCGCCGCAGGCAGCCGGGTCGATATGACCTTTGTGATGGCGATGCAGACGCTGCGGCTGTTTACTATTTTGCTGACCGGCCCGGCGATGGCCAGATTCATCTCTAACCACGCCCAGCCAGTGCAATCAACGTAG